The proteins below come from a single Dermatophilaceae bacterium Soc4.6 genomic window:
- a CDS encoding DUF998 domain-containing protein: MKSLALLSAPLAPLALIGGWTLAAAQRPGFDSVADTISELAAVDAPNRWIMTTGLALTGLAHVGTAWSLDEAAPWGRVTLGVGGVSAGLVAVFALPSPVHAPVATASFVLLAVWPAAAALPSRRVGWVAAGTLSALLVWFGLELGGSRIGLSERVVAGAQSLWPLAVVAVTAARARRPR, encoded by the coding sequence GTGAAGTCCCTCGCCCTGCTCTCGGCCCCCCTCGCCCCCCTCGCCCTCATCGGTGGCTGGACCCTCGCCGCCGCCCAGCGGCCCGGCTTCGACTCCGTGGCCGACACGATCAGCGAGCTCGCCGCCGTCGACGCCCCGAACCGCTGGATCATGACGACCGGGCTGGCCCTCACCGGTCTCGCGCACGTCGGCACCGCGTGGTCGCTCGACGAGGCGGCTCCCTGGGGGCGCGTGACGCTGGGGGTGGGCGGAGTCAGCGCCGGGCTGGTCGCCGTCTTCGCCCTGCCCTCGCCGGTGCACGCGCCGGTGGCGACCGCCAGCTTCGTGCTGCTCGCCGTCTGGCCGGCCGCCGCGGCCCTGCCGAGCCGGCGGGTCGGGTGGGTCGCGGCGGGCACCCTGTCTGCGCTGCTCGTGTGGTTCGGGCTGGAGCTGGGCGGCTCCCGCATCGGGCTGTCCGAGCGGGTCGTGGCCGGCGCCCAGTCGCTCTGGCCATTGGCCGTCGTCGCCGTCACCGCGGCCCGAGCTCGGCGGCCTCGGTGA
- a CDS encoding C4-type zinc ribbon domain-containing protein, translating to MLQEKGRDLDTDLANARVAVSDVQRDVDKAEADVQLVRDRAARNQSRLDAGTGSPKDLQALQHELESLARRQLELEDAEIDIMEKAEELSARASALEASRADLTVTLGELEAARDAGLSTLASEREQVASQRDAIRPGVDEALLALYEKVRGNSGGVGAAELRQRRCGGCRLELNGGDLQRITTAAPDEVVRCEECGRILVRTPESGLPV from the coding sequence ATGCTGCAGGAGAAGGGGCGCGACCTCGACACGGACCTCGCCAACGCCCGCGTCGCCGTGAGCGACGTGCAGCGCGACGTCGACAAGGCCGAGGCCGACGTGCAGCTCGTGCGCGACCGTGCCGCCCGCAACCAGTCGCGGCTCGACGCCGGCACGGGCTCACCGAAGGACCTGCAGGCCCTGCAGCACGAGCTCGAGTCGCTCGCCCGGCGTCAGCTCGAGCTCGAGGACGCCGAGATCGACATCATGGAGAAGGCCGAGGAGCTGTCGGCCCGCGCCTCGGCCCTGGAGGCCTCGCGGGCCGACCTCACCGTCACCCTGGGCGAGCTCGAGGCCGCCCGCGACGCCGGGCTGAGCACGCTCGCGAGCGAGCGCGAGCAGGTGGCGAGCCAGCGCGACGCCATCCGGCCCGGGGTCGACGAGGCCCTGCTCGCGCTCTACGAGAAGGTGCGCGGCAACAGTGGCGGGGTCGGGGCAGCAGAGCTGCGCCAGCGCCGTTGCGGCGGGTGCCGGCTCGAGCTCAACGGCGGAGACCTGCAACGCATCACCACGGCGGCCCCCGACGAGGTCGTGCGCTGCGAGGAGTGCGGGCGCATCCTCGTGCGCACCCCCGAGAGTGGCCTGCCCGTCTGA
- a CDS encoding rhodanese-like domain-containing protein, producing the protein MSYAGDVTPQDAYDALESDEHAVLVDVRTRAEWQFVGVPDLSGLGRPVVTIEWTTYPDGARNPGFVEQLRSAGVQEGTPVYFLCRSGVRSVAAAEAATAQGLGPAYNVLDGFEGGHDAHGHRAVAGWKVAGLPWKQG; encoded by the coding sequence ATGAGCTATGCCGGTGACGTCACCCCGCAGGACGCCTACGACGCGCTGGAGTCCGACGAGCACGCGGTGCTCGTCGACGTGCGCACGCGGGCCGAGTGGCAGTTCGTCGGGGTGCCCGACCTGAGCGGCCTGGGACGGCCGGTGGTGACCATCGAGTGGACGACCTATCCCGACGGCGCCCGCAACCCGGGTTTCGTCGAGCAGCTGCGGTCGGCGGGGGTGCAGGAGGGGACGCCGGTCTACTTCCTCTGCCGCAGCGGGGTCCGCTCGGTGGCGGCGGCTGAGGCGGCCACGGCCCAGGGTCTGGGACCGGCCTACAACGTGCTCGACGGCTTCGAGGGCGGCCACGACGCGCACGGTCACCGCGCGGTCGCGGGCTGGAAGGTCGCGGGGCTCCCGTGGAAGCAGGGCTGA
- a CDS encoding O-succinylhomoserine sulfhydrylase produces the protein MTDDPRPLRPDTLAVRGGLTRSGFDETSEALYLTSGFVYSSAEEAESAFKEDIDRFVYSRYGNPTVSMFEERLRLLEGAEACFATASGMSAVFVALGALLGQGDRVVSSRALFGSCFVILDEILPRWGVESVFVDGSDLEQWREALSVPTTAVFFETPSNPMQELVDLEAVSQLAHAAGAQVVVDNVFGTPVFSKPLEHGADIVVYSATKHIDGQGRVLGGAVLGPRDFVMGPVKNLMRHTGPSLSPFNAWTLVKGLETMSLRVERQAASALTFATALEAHPKVTGVLYPFLPSHPQHELAKAQMGGGGTVVTFFLDGGKDEAFRFLNALHVIDISNNLGDSKSLATHPATTTHRRLTPAARAAVGITDGTIRISVGLEDVRDLVDDVTAALATV, from the coding sequence GTGACCGACGACCCGCGCCCGCTGCGCCCCGACACCCTCGCTGTGCGTGGCGGGCTGACCCGCAGCGGGTTCGACGAGACGTCGGAGGCGCTCTACCTCACGAGCGGCTTCGTCTACTCGAGCGCCGAGGAGGCCGAGTCGGCCTTCAAGGAGGACATCGACCGCTTCGTTTACAGCCGCTACGGCAACCCGACGGTCTCGATGTTCGAGGAGCGGCTGCGGCTGCTCGAGGGGGCCGAGGCCTGCTTCGCCACGGCATCGGGCATGTCGGCGGTCTTCGTGGCCCTCGGCGCCCTGCTCGGCCAGGGCGACCGGGTGGTCAGCTCGCGGGCGCTCTTCGGCTCGTGCTTCGTCATCCTCGACGAGATCCTGCCGCGCTGGGGGGTCGAGTCGGTCTTCGTCGACGGGTCCGACCTCGAGCAGTGGCGTGAGGCCCTCAGCGTGCCCACGACGGCGGTCTTCTTCGAGACGCCGAGCAACCCGATGCAGGAGCTCGTCGACCTCGAGGCGGTGTCACAGCTGGCGCACGCCGCCGGCGCGCAGGTCGTGGTCGACAACGTCTTCGGCACTCCCGTCTTCAGCAAGCCGCTCGAGCACGGCGCCGACATCGTCGTCTACTCCGCCACGAAGCACATCGACGGGCAGGGCCGCGTGCTCGGTGGCGCCGTGCTGGGGCCCCGCGACTTCGTGATGGGCCCGGTCAAGAACCTCATGCGCCACACCGGCCCCTCGCTGTCGCCCTTCAACGCCTGGACCCTCGTCAAGGGACTCGAGACGATGAGCCTGCGCGTGGAGCGCCAGGCCGCCAGCGCGCTGACCTTCGCCACCGCGCTCGAGGCCCACCCCAAGGTCACCGGGGTGCTCTACCCCTTCCTGCCCTCGCACCCGCAGCACGAGCTGGCCAAGGCCCAGATGGGGGGCGGAGGCACGGTCGTCACCTTCTTCCTCGACGGGGGCAAGGACGAGGCGTTCCGCTTCCTGAACGCCCTCCACGTCATCGACATCTCCAACAACCTCGGCGACTCCAAGTCGCTGGCCACGCACCCGGCGACGACGACCCACCGCCGGCTCACCCCGGCGGCCCGCGCGGCGGTCGGCATCACCGACGGCACCATCCGCATCTCGGTGGGGCTCGAGGACGTGCGCGACCTCGTCGACGACGTGACGGCCGCCCTCGCGACGGTCTGA
- a CDS encoding Nif3-like dinuclear metal center hexameric protein has protein sequence MSSVPLQGFSLRDVVAAIERLYPPETAESWDRVGLVTGDLDQPVRRVHLAVDPTLAVVKEAIDAGADLLLTHHPLLLRGIHSVATVTAKGETVTRAVLGDLAIYCAHTSADLARPGVCDALAEACGLVETQPLTPSTPERPHALGRVGDLAEPVTLRAFAERLARVLPPTAGGMRVSGDPEATVCRVAVVGGSGDDRFEQVRATGADVFVTADLRHHPVLEEREQSRGGRPFLVDAGHWASEWVWLASAERRLRATLDAGEPESSRLETHVSTLRTEPWTFVVGANAATTP, from the coding sequence GTGAGCAGCGTTCCACTGCAGGGCTTCTCGTTGCGTGACGTCGTCGCCGCCATCGAGCGTCTCTATCCGCCGGAGACCGCCGAGTCGTGGGATCGGGTGGGGCTGGTGACGGGAGACCTCGACCAGCCAGTCCGACGGGTCCACCTCGCCGTCGACCCGACCCTCGCCGTCGTGAAGGAGGCGATCGACGCCGGTGCGGACCTGCTGCTGACCCACCACCCGCTGCTGCTGCGCGGCATCCACTCGGTCGCGACGGTGACGGCCAAGGGCGAGACCGTCACCCGCGCCGTCCTCGGCGACCTCGCGATCTACTGCGCGCACACCAGTGCCGACCTCGCCCGCCCGGGCGTGTGCGACGCGCTGGCAGAGGCCTGCGGACTCGTCGAGACACAGCCGCTGACCCCGTCGACCCCGGAAAGACCGCACGCGCTCGGCCGGGTCGGTGACCTGGCCGAGCCGGTCACGCTGCGGGCCTTCGCCGAGCGCCTGGCGCGCGTGCTGCCGCCGACGGCGGGCGGCATGCGGGTCAGTGGCGACCCCGAGGCGACCGTGTGCCGCGTCGCGGTCGTCGGCGGCTCGGGGGACGACCGCTTCGAGCAGGTGCGGGCCACGGGCGCCGACGTCTTCGTCACCGCCGACCTGCGCCACCACCCCGTCCTCGAGGAGCGCGAGCAGAGCCGTGGCGGTCGGCCGTTCCTCGTCGACGCCGGCCACTGGGCCAGCGAGTGGGTCTGGCTGGCCAGTGCCGAGCGTCGGCTGCGGGCGACCCTGGACGCGGGTGAGCCGGAGTCGTCTAGGTTGGAGACCCACGTCTCCACCCTGCGCACGGAGCCCTGGACCTTCGTCGTCGGGGCGAACGCCGCGACCACACCTTGA
- a CDS encoding cupin domain-containing protein yields MSTPTGVGVPVHLDGHPALSRLVTLPVDEFASRVWGREPLLSSAAELGCGFDDLLTPAAVDELVSQHGLRTPFLRVAKGGSTYADSQFTDGGGVGAAVADQVSDDKLLRLFAEGATMVLQGLHRTWPAITAFAQQLSADLGHPVQANAYVTPPQSTGFSDHYDVHDVFVLQISGEKRWRIHTPVHALPLRDEPWADHRAAVETAAATPPLIETTLRPGDCLYLPRGYLHAATAMGGVSTHLTLGVHTWTVRHVADAMIEQAVRRASAGSVLRQSLPLGVDLGDPDDLGAATEAARAELVRAIEALDAGDLAQALGVRSRRSQRAAPVAPVAQTQAAARVGELGRVALRPHLMAKIQVGADGVTRLVSRAAPVDLDATSVVAVRRLLAEREAVVPDLGTDLTRRLLLAGVVTPA; encoded by the coding sequence GTGAGCACACCGACCGGTGTGGGGGTGCCCGTCCACCTGGACGGGCACCCCGCTCTCTCGCGTCTCGTCACGCTCCCTGTCGACGAGTTCGCTTCTCGCGTATGGGGTCGCGAGCCTCTGCTCTCGTCGGCAGCTGAGCTCGGATGCGGGTTCGACGACCTGCTGACCCCGGCCGCCGTCGACGAGCTCGTCTCCCAGCATGGCCTCCGCACGCCCTTCCTGCGCGTCGCCAAGGGCGGCTCGACCTACGCCGACAGCCAGTTCACCGACGGCGGAGGCGTGGGTGCCGCGGTAGCCGACCAGGTGAGCGACGACAAGCTCCTGCGGCTCTTCGCCGAGGGCGCCACGATGGTGCTCCAGGGACTGCACCGCACGTGGCCCGCGATCACCGCCTTCGCGCAGCAGCTGTCGGCCGACCTCGGTCACCCCGTGCAGGCCAACGCCTACGTGACGCCGCCGCAGAGCACCGGCTTCAGCGACCACTACGACGTGCACGACGTCTTCGTGCTGCAGATCTCGGGCGAGAAGCGCTGGCGCATCCACACGCCGGTCCACGCTCTCCCCCTGCGTGACGAGCCCTGGGCCGACCACCGAGCCGCGGTCGAGACCGCTGCCGCGACCCCGCCGCTGATCGAGACGACCCTGCGGCCGGGTGACTGCCTCTACCTCCCCCGCGGCTACCTCCACGCCGCCACGGCGATGGGCGGGGTGAGCACCCACCTGACGCTCGGCGTGCACACCTGGACGGTGCGCCACGTCGCTGACGCGATGATCGAGCAGGCCGTCCGACGGGCCAGCGCCGGCTCCGTGCTGCGCCAGTCGCTCCCCCTGGGCGTCGACCTGGGCGACCCGGACGATCTCGGCGCCGCCACCGAGGCGGCCCGTGCCGAGCTGGTGCGCGCGATCGAGGCTCTCGATGCCGGCGACCTGGCGCAGGCCCTCGGCGTGCGATCTCGCCGCAGCCAGCGCGCCGCTCCGGTCGCCCCTGTGGCCCAGACGCAGGCGGCGGCCCGCGTGGGCGAGCTCGGTCGCGTGGCCCTGCGCCCTCACCTGATGGCGAAGATCCAGGTGGGCGCCGACGGCGTCACGCGCCTGGTGAGCCGGGCTGCGCCCGTCGATCTCGACGCCACCTCGGTCGTCGCGGTCCGTCGGCTGCTGGCCGAGCGCGAGGCCGTGGTGCCCGACCTCGGCACTGACCTGACCCGTCGGCTGCTGCTGGCCGGGGTGGTCACGCCCGCGTGA